The genome window GGGGCCGGACTACCCCCGCAAACACGACCTGTCGTCGCTGCGGCTGCTGGGGTCGGTAGGCGAGCCGATCAACCCCGAGGCATGGATCTGGTACCAGGAGTTCATCGGGGGTGGCCTTACGCCCATCGTCGACACCTGGTGGCAGACCGAGACGGGCGCGATCGCGATCTCTCCGCTTCCCGGGGTCACCACGCTGAAGCCGGGCTCCGCGACGAGGCCGTACCCGGGCGTCCAGGCCGACGTGGTCGACGAGAGCGGAGAACCGGTCGGCCCCGGGGGCGGCGGTTATCTCGTGTTGAGGCGGCCGCTCCCCTCGATGTTCCGCACCATTTACGGCGACGATCAGCGCTACCGCGATACCTACTTCTCCAAGTTCGGAGAGGAGGTGTACTTCCCCGGAGACGGCGCGAAGCTCGACGAAGACGGCTACTTCTGGCTGCTCGGGCGCGTCGATGACGTCATGAACGTCGCGGGGCACCGGATCTCGACCTACGAGGTCGAGTCCGCGCTGGTCGATCATCCCGCCGTTGCCGAGGCGGCGGTCGTGGGACGGCGCCACCCGCAGGAGGGCGAGGCGATCGCCGCCTTCGTCACGCCGAAGGCGGGCCGCGAGGGCGACGAGGCGTTCGCGCGGGAGCTGCGTGAGCACGTCGCGAAGGTCATCGGCAAGATCGCACGCCCCCACTCGATCGTGTTCACCGACGATCTCCCGAAGACGCGGTCCGGAAAGATCATGCGCCGGCTACTGCGCGACGTAGCCGAGGGCCGCGAGCTCGGAGACGTGACGACGTTGCAGAACGCGCCGATCCTCGACGAGATCCGCAGCAAAGCGGACTCCCTCGGGTCCGGCGAGGGCTAACCCTTAGCCTCCTCGCGCCCGCTTTGTAGGGTGAGCCCCGGCGGGAACGACAGGACACTCGAGACGTAGGGCCGGAGGCCCGGAAGGAGGCTCGATGGCGGTCGCAGGCGACGCGCTGCACGATCATCGGCACCACGAACTGGACGAACATCACGAACAAGGACAGGCACCGCTGGGAAGGCGGCTACTGGCGGAGTTCGTCGGGACGCTTCTGTTCGTCGCGGTGGGAACCGGGGCCGCAACGGTCCTGGCGCTCGGTCCCCTGCGAGAGTTCCTCGCGGTGGAGGAATCAGCCGGTGGGGCCGGCTCTCTCGGCCCGCAATCGCAGCTGATCCAGTCGCTGACGGCGTCGACCTTCGGCGACCTGCTCGGGGTCGCCTTCGCCTTCGCCTTCGCGCTCACCTTCCTGGTCTACGCGTTGGGCGGCGTATCCGGAGCGCACTTCAACCCGGCCGTGACCTTCGCCCTCGCGGTCGCGCGCCGCTTCAGGTGGACCGAGCTGCCGCTCTACTGGATCGCGCAGGTGCTCGGCGGCATAGCCGGTGCCTTCGTGGTCGCCGGCATCTATGGGCAGGACGGCGCCGCTCTCGGCGCGACCGACATCCTGTTCGGCGCAACGACCGTGTCGAACGACGTAACGCAGTGGCAGGCGCTGCTGTCCGAGGCCTTCATCGCCTTCATCCTGATGACCGCGATCATGGCGGTCGCCGTGGACCACCGCGCGCCGAAGGGCTGGTCCGGGTTGGTGATCGGGCTCGGCCTGGCGAGCGGCATCATGGTGACGGGAGCCGCGACCGGGGGCTCGGCGAACTTCGCCCGCAGCCTCGGCCCGTTCGTCGCCTCGCTCGTGTACGAGGTCAACAGGATCCCGTGGAGCGACCTGATCGTGTACTCGGCGGGGCCCTTGATCGGGGCCGCGGCGGCCGCATTGGTGTACGAATCGGTAACCGGCCTCGAGCGGTCGGCACCTGCGCCCGAGCCGGGGGCCGCGACCCACGACGAGGACCTGCACGATCATGCCGACACCGGCGCGGCTTCTGGGGTCGGCAGCACCGGTGCAGGGACGGCGGCGGGCGGCGTGGGGGGCACCACGGCGACGCAAAGCTCTGTCACGCCCGGTCTTGCACCTACGGGCGACGACCCGGCCCCCCCGACGGGAGGCCCGAAGATCTAACCCTTAGGCGTCTTGCTCGGGGACTCCCTCGGATACCTCGTCGGAGTCCTCGAGCTCGGCGACGCCGCCTCCCAACGGGTCGCCCTCTCCTCCGTGCAGCGGCTCCGCCCCCTCGCCCGGAAGCAGGTCCTCCCTGCCCTCTTCCCTCTCCTGCTCGGTCATCGTGACTGCTGTTCCATCTGGACCAGGAGAGCCTTGCTGAACGCCTCCAGATCGTCGGGCTTGCGTGACGTGATGATGTTGCCGTCCTCCACAACCTCTTGATCCACCCACCGAGCGCCGGCGTTGATGAGGTCGGTCTTGATCGAGGGCCATGAGGTCACGGTGCGGCCTCTGACGACATCGGCTTCCGCCAGCATCCAGCCGCCGTGGCATACCGCGGCGACCGGCTTCTCGTCTCCCGCGATGCCCCGGGTGAGCTCCACCATCTTCTCGTTGATGCGGATCTTGTCGGGCGAGTAGCCGCCGGGGATCACCAGCGCGTCGAAGTCCTCGTGCGAGACCTCGTCGACCGCCTTCTCGATCGTCACCCTCTCGTCGCCCTTCTTGCCCGACACGACCTTCCCGGCTTCCAGGCCGACGACGACCGGCTCGTGCCCCGCCTCTTTCACCCGCTCGTACGGGACCCGGAACTCGGAATCTTCGAACATCTCGTCCATGACGAAAGCGACCTTCATCGAAGTGTTACCTCCCGCGCTAGACACACCTCGGCCTGTGATTACCTACCCGCATGCCCTCAGGGACAACCGTTCAGTTCCCGGTCGAGCTGCCGACGGTCAAGCGCGGGGATCACTGGATCGCCCGCGCCGGGGACAAGGAGCTGAAGCTCACGAACCTGAACAAGGTCTTCTGGCCCGAGAACGGCTACACGAAGGGCGACCTGCTCACCTACTACTTCAACATCTCCCCCACCATGCTTCCGCACATCAAGGCGCGGCCTCTGACCTTGAAGCGGATGCCGGACGGCGTCGTCGGCGCGTACTTCTACGAGAAGAACGCGCCGAGCTACCGGCCGAAGTGGATGACGACCATCCCCGTCTACTCGGAGGGCGAGAACAAGATCATCAACTTCCTGTCGGCATGCGACGTCGCCGAGATGCTGTGGGTGGTGAACCTGGGCTGCATCGAGTTCCACCCACTGCACTCGCGGGGGCCCGAGCAGAAGCGGCCGGACTACGCGTTCTTCGACCTCGACCCGTTCCAGCCCGCGGGATACGACGAGGTGAAACACGTGGCGGCGCTGGTGAAGCTTCTCCTCGACAAGCTGGGTCTGCGCTCATACCCGAAGACGTCGGGAGCGACCGGCATGCAGATCATGGTGCCCCTCGACGGCACCCACAACTACGACGAGGTGCGCGGCTTCGTGGGCACCATCAGCGACATGATCCACGCGGCCGATCCCGACACGACGACCCTGGAGTGGGAGGTTCGCAAGCGCACGGGCAAGGTCTTCCTCGACGTGAACATGAACCGCGAGGGCGCCAACATCGCCGCCGCCTACTCGGTTCGGCCGGAATGGGGCGCCACGTGCTCGGCCCCCTTCCGGTGGGACGAGTTAGCCGATATCCAGCCCTCGCTCTTCACGATCGAAACGATGTTCGACCGTGTCGCCGACGTCGGAGACCCTTTCCTAGAGGTGGCGGAGGGGCCGGGCCAGTCGCTGACGGATGCCATCGCCGAGATCGGGGCGACGCCCCGAAAGGCACGAGAGATAAAGACCCGCTAGGCCTCCGACGCGCACAGACGCGGCTAGCTTTGGCCTATGGGGTTGTTCGTCGGGACGTCTGGCTGGGCTTATCCCGAGTGGAAGCCGCAGTTCTATCCGCAGGACCTTCCCCAGAAGCGGTTCCTGGAGCACTACGCAACCAAGCTCACCGCGTGCGAGATCAACGCGACGTATCACCGGCGCCAGGAGGAGTCCACGCTCACGAAGTGGGCAGAGGCGGTGCCCGACGGATTCCGCTTCGCAGTGAAAGGGCACCGCGCCATCTCGCCGCGGATGCAGGACGGAACGCTCCTAGACGAATTCACCGCATCGATGCGGACGCTCGGCCCCCATCTCTCCGCCCTCTTCTTCCAGTTCCCGTTGAAGCGCGACGGCAACGAAGAGAGCTTCGAGAGGTTCCTGGAGAAGCTCGGCGGTGCGCCGCCCGCGGCCTTCGACCTCAAGCACCCGTCCTGGCATACGCCCGATATCGAAAACAAGGTGGCGGATGCCGGCGGAACCCTGTGTCTCTCGGACCGCGAGGGCAAGGCGCCCGACGCGCTGCCTGCCGGCCCCATCGCCTACGCCCGTCTGCGAGGAGGCACCTACGCGGCCACCGAGCGCGCGAAGTGGAAGTCGTTGCTGGACGAGGAAGCGGCGCGCCGCGACGTGTACGTGTTCGTGAAGCACGACGAGGGTCCCGGGGACGAGTACACCGGCGTCGGCCTCGCCCAGTGGCTGCTGCATTAACCTCCGGGTAGATGGCCGAGGTGCGGGATTACGCGAAGAAGCGGTCGTTCGACCAGACGCCCGAGCCCGAGCCCGAGGTGGCCGGAGACGTCGATCCCACTACGGCGCGGCCTGGCGAGACCTTCGTGATCCACCAGCATCACGCGACGCGCCTCCACTTCGACCTGCGCCTGGAGATGATGAACGGGAAGACACCGGTACTCGTCTCCTGGGCCGTCCCGAAGAACCTCCCGATCAAGCCCGGGCGCCCCAACCTGGCGGTGCACGTGGAGGACCATCCCTTCGACTACGGCTCCTTCTCCGGGACCATCCCGGCCGGCAACTACGGCGCTGGAGAAGTCCGCATCTTCGACAACGGCACCTACGAGATGCTGGAGCAGGCCCCCGGCAAGGTGACGTTCCGGCTGAGAGGGCGCCGGATGCAGGGCGTGTGGCACCTCTTCCGCCCGAAGGCGTCGAACGACAAGGACTGGCTGGTGCGCCTGCGCGAGTGGGAAGCCCCGCCCCCGGACCCGATCCCGAGCTTGAAGCCGATGATGGCGACGCTGGTGCCGGAGCCTTTCGACGACGACGGGTGGATCTTCGAGCCGAAGTGGGACGGCGTGAGGACGCTCGCCATATGTCAGCGGGACTCGACCGCGTTGCTGTCTCGGAACCAGAACGACGTGACCGCCACCTATCCCGAGTTCGCGAAGCTGCACGACCGGCTCGTGTGCAACGACGCGATAGTCGACGGCGAGATCGTGGCGATGGACGCAGGCAGGCCATCGTTCGAACGGCTGCAGAGCCGGATCAACCTGCAGAACGAGAGAGACATCAGCCGCATGGCCGCGCAGATCCCCGCGACCTTCATCGCGTTCGACCTCCTTTACATGGACGGGCGCTCTCTGATCCAGGAGCCGCTCGAGGTGCGCAAGGAGCTGCTGGCCGAGCTCGTGGTCGTATCCGATCTGATCCAGGTCTCCCCCTACACCGACGGCGTCGGCGTCGCGCTGTTCGAGACGGCGCGGCGGATGAACCTCGAGGGGATCGTCGGCAAGAAGCTCGGCTGCCCCTACAAGCCCGGCAAGCGGGTGCGCGAGTGGGTGAAGGTGAAGACGATCCATCACGCCGACGTGGTGGTCGGAGGCTGGACCCCAGGCGAGGGGTCCCGCTCCTCGAGCTTCGGCGCTCTGCTCGTTGGCGCCTACGAAGACGGCGAGCTCCGGTTCGTCGGCTCGGTCGGCACGGGGTTCGACGAGAGGCTCTTGGCCCAGCTGCTTCCGGAGCTGGAGGAGCGCCGGATCGACGACTGCCCCTTCGTCGACGACCCGCGCAAGGCAAAGGGCAGCCGCTTCGGAAAGGTCGTGCGGAACCCACGCTGGATCGAGCCGACGCTCGTCGCGCGGGTGGAGTTCCGCGAGCTCACCTCCGCCGGAAGGCTGCGGGCGCCGTCGTTCAAGGGGTTGAGAGAGGACAAGCCCCCCGCCGACTGCCTGTTCGAGGATCTGGCGCCGGCCCGCGGCTAGATGGCGAAGGGCGACCTTCCGAAGAAGCTGATCGGGAGCATCTACTCGTGGGCGGCCGACACCGTCTACGAGCCGCTGGTGGTGAACGGCGCGTTCCGCATCTTCGGCGGTCGTCTGAACGACCTCGTGCGAGCGCAGGGGTCGGCCGCCGCGGGATCCGCGGCGGGTCGCCCGATCCTCGACCTGCCTGTCGGAACCGCGGCGTTCACGCTGCCCGTAGCGGCCGCCAGCGCCGGGATCGTCGTCGGCGCAGATATCGCGGAAGGGATGGTGCGCCACGCGAAGGTGGCGGCTGCCGAGCACGGCGCGACGAACCTCGTGGTGGTGCAGGCGGACGCACACCGGCTGCCCTTCCGCACCGGCGCGTTCGGCTCGGTCCTGTGCACGAACGGGCTCCAGGTGATGCCGGGGCGGGCGGCGACGCTTGCGGAGCTGCGCCGCGTGCTGTCCGATGACGGAACGCTCTACGTGTCGCTCCTGAACATGCCGCTGCTGTCCGCGCCCACCGCTCCGACCTTGTTCATGTCGCGGCCAGAGCTGAAGAGGTCGCTCGAGGCGGCCGGATTCCGCGTTACGAGGCTCGAGCGCGAGCGCCTCGCCACGCTGCTGGAGGCCGAACCGGCGTCACGGCAATGACTGGTCGGGCTCGAGCATCCCGGCAAAGAGGTCGCCCGCCGACTCCAGCCTCGTGAGCGTCGCGTCCGCGCCGAGAGGCAGAGCTTCCACCGACCGCTCCGCGGCGACGACGCCGACCTCCTCCCACGACAGCGGGGTGGACGCGGCCGGCCACGGCAGCGCGCGCAGCGAGTAGGCCGCGACCGTCGACTTGTTGCGGTCGTTCTGCGACCAGTCGACGAAGACCTTCCCGCCGCGCTGCGCGCGCTGCGGCAACGCGGTCACCGTCTCCGGCCGCCGGTCCGCCAGAGCGCGGGCCGTGTAGCGCGCGAACGATTTGGTCTGCGCGTAGTCGTGCCCCCGCGCCAGCGGCACCAGGACGTGCAGACCGAGTCCTCCGGAGGTCTTGGCGAACGACGGCAGACCGACCTCCGCCAGAGCGTCGCGTAGCTCCAGCGCGACGTCGCAGCACTCCACCACGGTGGCGGGTGCGCCGGGGTCGAGATCGAACACGAGCGCGTTCGGCTCCCCCGGCGACTGCGCTCGAGATAACAGCGGATGCAGCTCGACCGAGCCCAGGTTCACCGCCCACAGCAGCCCCGCGAGATCGTCGACGACGCAGTAGTTGCGGGTCACCGCTCCGACTGCGTCGTTCGAGACGCGGTGCGTCTGCAGCCACGGAGGCGGGTGAGGGCAGTTGGTCTGGAACCAGTTCGGCCCCTCGACGCCTTCGGGATAGCGCCCGAGCGTCAAGGGCCGGTAGCGGATGTGGCCGAGGAGAACCGGTGCGACACGAAGGTAGTAACGGATGAGGTCCCTCTTGGTGTGGCCCGTGCGCGGCCAGTAGACCTTGTCGAGGCTGGACAGCCGCAGCTCCCGGCCCCCTAACTCGAGCTCAAGCGACGATCCCGCGTCGTCCAGAGCCGCCACAAGCTCCTTCACCCAGAGGCCAAGAAACGCTCGAGCTCGAAGCGGCTGCCCACCTCCAGCTGGTCGAACGTGCACGAGGAGGCGCCGCGGTCGTCTCGGAAGTGACGGAAGCGCGTGGGATGGCGGAACCTCTGGCCGTCCCAGTGGTCGAAGCCGACCTCGGCAACGAGCTCTGGCGCCACCGCAAGCCAGTCTTGGGGCAGCTCCGGCGTCCATTGAGCGGCGGCGCCACCGAGCCGCCCGATCGGGCTGTGCCCGAGCCCGAACCCCTCCTCCCACGGATGGCCGCTCAAGGACACGACCCGCGGCATGAGCTCGGCGTACAGCTCCCGTCTGCGCGCCTCGGTGAAGGAGGCGGTGACGCCGACGTGCCGGAGCCGCCCATCGGGGCCGTAGAGGCCGAGCAACAGAGACGCCACCAGTCGATCCTCGGCGAAGACCCTGAACCCGCCGACGACGCAGTCCGCCGTGCGATCCGGCTTCACCTTCACCATCGTCCGGCGCCCCGGCTGGTACGGAAGCTCTCGATGTTTCGCCATCACCCCGTCCACCCCCGTGCCGGTCGACGCATCCAGCCATCGTTGTGCCACCTCCGGATCGTCTGTCGCAGCGGTCACCACGAGATGATCCGGCGCGTCGGTCAAGTTCTCCTCGAGCTGCCGGCGTCGTCGCTCGAACGGGACCTCGCGCACGTCTTGTTCCGTCGCGATCAGGTCGAAAGCGATGAAGCACGCAGGCGTCTCTCGTCTCAGACGCTCCACGCGAGACGCCGCGGGATGCAGCCGCGACATCAGCGCGGCGAAATCGAACCCGTTCTCGCCGAAGATCACGATCTCGCCGTCGAGGACGATGCGCCGGGCCGGGAGCTTGATGAGAGCCTCCACCAACTCGGGGAAGTAGCGAGCCAGGGGCCGCTGGTTGCGGCTCCGCAGATCGACCGAGTCGCCGTCGCGGAACGCGATGCAGCGGAAGCCATCCCACTTCGGCTCGTAGATGAAGCCGTCTTCGACCGGCAGCTCGCGCGTCAGGCGCGCCAGCATCGGCGGCAACGGTGGAACGACCGGCAGGCCCATCCCACCAGTGTGCCGCCCCGTGTCCAGTGCTCCTGCTAGGGCATGCGCACCCTTACGCCCGAGTCGAGCAGGAAGTTGCGCACCCGGTCCCACCCGTCGTAGGTCTCGCCGGTCGCCACCACCTCGGTGAGGCCGGAGTTGGCGATCAGCTTGGCGCAGGTGAAGCAGGGCACGCCGGTGATGTAGATCGTCGCCCCCTCCCGCTCCTCCGGAGACGAGTACAGGATCGCGTTCGCCTCGGCGTGGATGGCGATGCAGGAGTCATAGCCCCACCCGCTGACGTTCTCCGTCGACGCCCTCGGACACGCGCCGTCGCTGCAGTGTGGGTGACCTGACGGCGGGCCGTTGTAGCCGGTAGAACGGATCCGGCGGTTCTTGACGATCACGGAACCGTGCTGCCTCCGCACACAGTTCGACCTCGTTGCGGTCTCGCGTGCGAGGTTCAAGAAGTACTGGTCCCAGTCGCTGATGCGCTGGACCTCCTTGATGCGGTGAGCGATGCTCACGAAGCGTCTCCCCCTTGTCTTCGGACGCGCTGCGTCGACGACGGTGCAGGGGAAGTGGATGCGATTCTCCCCCGGCGCCGGGCGAGACGCAACCTCATTGCAACAATGATGGTGTATCAACGGCGCGCCATGGACCTAGCGCGCGAGACGCTGACCGACCTCATCCGTTCGTCGTGGCTCATCGAGGCCGGGCGCAGCGATCTCTTCCGGCGCTGGGCCGAGCACTCGCCGGAGTGGAGCGACCGCGCAGAACTGGCCGCGTCACGAGCGGAGTTGCTCGAGGACGCGCTCGGCGAGATCGAGCGTGAGCCGGACCGGGCGGTGCTCGAGGGGCACGCGTCGTGGCTGCGGGCGATCGTCGGAGAGGCACCGGACGAGGTCCCGCTGGGCGACCTGTTCGCCGCCCGCCTCGGGGACTGGGTCGAGGCTCATACGGAAGGCTTCATCGGGGACAGGGCGGAGCGCATGAAGGAGCTCGGCAACCGAGAGCGGTCCGTGCTGAGGTTCCCGGACAACCTTCCGCCTCCCCCGCCGTTCGAGCCGGTAGAGACGATCGAGGTCGAGGCGCCGGGGCCGGTCAGGTTCCGGTTCGCGATCCTGGGCGACCTCCACTGCGGGTCATCCGCGGGCGACCGCATGGCCGCCGCCGCCGTGTCCGATATCAACGCTTCGGGAGCCGAGCTGGTGATCCAGCTTGGGGACCTCACCGACCACGGCAACAGGGCCGAGTTCGAGGTCGCCACGGAGACCCTCGCGAAGCTGGAGGCGCCCTGCATGACGATGATGGGCAACCACGACGTCTTGGGGATCGAGGACCAGGCGCTGTCCGGCCGCGACCTGTACGGAAACGCGTTTGGTCGCGAAGCCGACGGTGCGATGCTCGAGCACGAGGGCTTCCGATTCGCGGTGATGGACTCTGCGACGCACGCGCAATCGCCGTTCGCTCCCTTCAACTTCGTGACCGGCACCTTCGTGGAGGGACCCGGCGGCGCCTTGGTCCACGGCTCGTTCACGGTCCCCCAGCACGAGATCCTGGCCGACGTCGCCGCGCCCGGCACTCCGCCAGCGTTCGTGTTCCTTCACCATCCGCCACAGCCCTTCGTAGGGTTCCCGCCGATCCTGTTCGGCCTGCGAGAGGCCGATTCGGGACGGCTTCACGCGACCGTTGACTCGGGCAATGTGTGGGGGGTGTTCGCAGGCCACACCCATCGCAACGCGCGGACGCGTAACTACGACACGGTCCCGGCCCAGGAGGTGGCGATCGCTCGCGACTACCCCTTCGGGTTCGCGCTCGTCGACGTGTCGGACGACGGCTACGCCTTCCGCTTCGTCCAGCTGTCGGACGAGGCGCTGCTGAAAGAGGCATACCGGTCGGCCAGCCACATCCACCGTCGCTACGGGGTGGGCCGACCCGAGGAGAGAAGCTTCGTCTGGACGAAGCCGGGCCCGCGCGACTAGCGGAAGTCCGCCGCCTTCCTGCCGACGGAGCTGTCCATCACCTTCGCGAGCACGCGCCGGTAGAGGCCCGGCGTGAGAACGCGCGGCAGCTGGAAGAGGTAGTAGAAGCGCGGGACGACCCGTTGCGGCTTCCTGTTCTCGATCGCGTCCAGGATCGCTTCCGAGACCTGCGCGTCGGTGCCCAGGAGGTACTTCATGAACCGGTCCTCGACCATGTTCTTCTGTGGGAAGCCCTCGGTGGGAACGAAACCTGGCTCCACCGAGCTCAGGTACACGCCGCGGCGGGCGAGATCTGGTTGAAGAGCTTCGGTCCAGCCGACCAGGGCGAACTTGGACGCGGCGTAGGTGGCGTTGCCGGGAACGGCGATCCGCCCGGCCATCGACGCGACGTTGACGACGTGCGACGGTGCCGAGGCCTCGAGCAGAGGCAACAGCTCGGCGGTGCAGTAGACCGCGCCGAAGAAGTTGGTGGCGAACACCCGCTCGACCTCGTCGACGGACTCCGGCCCGTCGACGCGCTCGTTGCCGGAGAAGCCGGCGTTGTTGATCAAGACGTCGAGCCGGCCGTAGGTATCGCCGACGTGCCGGGCGAGGTTCTTCACGTGGTCCCGCTGCGAGACGTCCGTGACCACGTAGGAATGACCCGCCGGCTCCCCACCGATCTCGGCCACGAGCGTCTGGAGCCGGTCCTCCCGCCGGGCGGCGACGCACACCCGGGCGCCCGCGGCGGCCAGGTCCAGCGCCACGCGCCGGCCGATCCCGCTGGATGCGCCCGTCACCACGCAGACGCGCTGCGTCACGACGAAGTGCGACTTGCTGCGATCAACATCGGACGAAACAGACAAAGCCCCTCCTTTGGTGACTACGCTGAGTGTTCGCAAGAATCCGGAGTGTTTAGGCGATCCCGACCCAGGGTAATCACCTGGAGCACCTCTCGAACTTCCAGAACCGCCACAACTGTCAAGGAGGCACAGTGGGAGAGATCGTCGGTTTCATCATCGTCGGTTTGGTGGTGGGGATCCTGGCTCGCCTGCTCATGCCCGGGCGCGACCCGATCGGCATCCTCGGCACGATCGTCGTCGGCATCGTCGGCGCCGTCATCGGTGGCTACCTGTTCTCCGTCGTCTTCGAGCTCAACGACAGCGGCGGCGTCGCCTGGATCGGCTCGATCATCGTGGCCATGGCGCTTCTGTACCTCTACCGGAAGATGACCTACGGGAGAACGCACCACACGACCCTCTAAGCGTCACCCAACGGGAGAACGGCCGGACCCGCGACCGCCCGCTCTCCTAGCTAAGCGACTCGGCCCCCCTCCACCCGGGGGCCGTTTCGCGTCCGGGGTCTGATCAACCGCTGCAGCCGCGAGGCCTGCTGTGACCTCATCTGCGCCGCGGCGCGTACCGGTGGATCGCCGGGCGGAGCGAAGAAATCGTTGAACCTGCGGCCTAGCACCGGATCTCCCTTTATGCGCAGCCTTCCAAGCAAGACGGCCTCATCGCCCGTCACGAGCCCCGCGCTCATCTCGACCCAGTCGGAGGCCGCCAGCTCGTAGACGACGTCGGGGCTACGGTCGCCGTGGCCGACAAGGATGCGGCAGGTCTGGTCGCGCACGACAACCGTGAAGGTGCCTCCCCCGGGCCCGGTCAGGTCGAACCGATAGACCGCATCCACACCCTCCGCCGCACCGGGGAGGAACGCGAAGTGCAGCATCATCAGGGATAGCCCGGGCGCCATCCGGCGCGAGGTCCTGCCGAGCGCCTTCACGAACCCCATGCTGAGACGCTGGCGCATGTCCGACGCGATCAGGCCCCCGCCCGGCGGCGGCCACTGCGCCTCGATCGGGGGTGCGAAGACCTCGACCTCCGGTACGGGGATGCCGATCGCGCGCATCTTCTTCTCCAGCTGGATGCCGCCGAAGGCGAACAGGTCCCCGAGCGAGTAGCCGAAGGCGCTCGTATAGGTGACGTCGCCGCCGGGCGGTTGGTAGAGGGCCGTGCCGAGCTGCAGCGACTCGCGGATGCCTTCGTGGATCGGCTCCAGAAGCGCCGGATCCTCATCCAGGAGGTCTCGGATGACGCGCGCGCCGAAGGCGACGTGACGGGACTCGTCGCGGGCAACAGCCGTGAAGCCCGCCCTGAAGCCAGGCAGGATCTGATTGTCGCGGGCCCAGGCGAGGATGAACTTCTGCCCCGTCAGCGCCAGCACCCCCTCGATGACGATGTGATACACCGCCACCGACTTGGCGAAGTGGGCCAGGTCGCCGGGGCGTTCTCTGAGCGTCCGGGTCACGTCTTCCAGATAGATGTCGAACAACGGCGCAAAGCCAGGTCCCACCCACTGACGCGACGAGCGCAGCCGCCGCGACAGGTCTCCGTCGCCGGCGGCCACCACCTCTTGGAACCAGCGGTCGAAGAAGACGGCGTGACGGGTCTCGTCGACGCACTGCGTGGTCAGGAAGATCTTCTGCTCGAGCTTGGGCGCGGCCGCCACATACGGCGTCAGAGTCGCTGCCACCCTTTGCTCCGCGACGTAGAACGCCGCGAGCGTCCACAGCAGACGTTCCTTCGTGGCGTCGGGTAGGGCCAGCCAGTGGGCGCGGTCTTCCGAGAAGTCGAGGTCGGAGACGGCCCAGTTCAGACGCTCCCATCTCAGGTAGAGGTCGCGGTAACTCGGCATCTTCCGCGTGATGCTGCGGTTCAGCCGGTCAAGGATCGAATCGGGATCGAGGTCCGCGAGCTTGCGCAGGTCCTTGGTGTCCTCTCTCTGCGCCACAGCACCCTCCCTCCGTCCTGGAGCGAGCCTACGACGGCGGGCGACGCGACTCTCGAGCGCGCTAGCTGGACGCCCGCGGCGCCCGCCCGGATCGGCTTCGACCGGAGGCGAGAGCCGCCGCGACGATGGTGGACGGGCCCTGCGCGAGCGCCGATCAGCCTAGGGCCGGTCCGTCTCCCTCCGCGCTGCGAGCCTGCAGCTCGAACGCGTTGCCGAGGTAGTGATGGCGGCCCCGCATCCGGGCGATCGCGGAAGCTGCCAGATACGCCGGTACGAACGCGGGACCCCACCTCTCGTACTGACGCACGTGAACCAACTCGTGTTGCATCGTCTCTTCGTCGAGCTCGTCTACCGACAGCACGACATGGCCGAACGTGATCGCCCGGTAACGCCACCCCAGCCGCCGGGGCCAGCCAGCCCCCTCGGCCAGGATCACGCCGTTCCGGACGTAACGACGTCGGAACAACGCAGACAACGTGAGCCCGACCAGCGACCACGGCGCCGCCCACAGGTAACGCAGGAGCCGCCCCATCCCGTCGCCGGTTCTAGAGCGGGACGTTGGACAACACGAGGA of Actinomycetota bacterium contains these proteins:
- a CDS encoding ribonucleotide-diphosphate reductase subunit beta, encoding MAQREDTKDLRKLADLDPDSILDRLNRSITRKMPSYRDLYLRWERLNWAVSDLDFSEDRAHWLALPDATKERLLWTLAAFYVAEQRVAATLTPYVAAAPKLEQKIFLTTQCVDETRHAVFFDRWFQEVVAAGDGDLSRRLRSSRQWVGPGFAPLFDIYLEDVTRTLRERPGDLAHFAKSVAVYHIVIEGVLALTGQKFILAWARDNQILPGFRAGFTAVARDESRHVAFGARVIRDLLDEDPALLEPIHEGIRESLQLGTALYQPPGGDVTYTSAFGYSLGDLFAFGGIQLEKKMRAIGIPVPEVEVFAPPIEAQWPPPGGGLIASDMRQRLSMGFVKALGRTSRRMAPGLSLMMLHFAFLPGAAEGVDAVYRFDLTGPGGGTFTVVVRDQTCRILVGHGDRSPDVVYELAASDWVEMSAGLVTGDEAVLLGRLRIKGDPVLGRRFNDFFAPPGDPPVRAAAQMRSQQASRLQRLIRPRTRNGPRVEGGRVA